From the Oleiphilus messinensis genome, one window contains:
- a CDS encoding extracellular solute-binding protein: protein MKLSSTLYKSVTSIVLASGLAAFCTGALAEGKVVVYNWTEYIPEGITDEFTKETGIEVDYNTYESNEVMYSKIKLQKASGYDVIVPSTYYISKMAQEGLLAPIDKTQLNNLKNLDPALLDKPYDPENKHSIPYTWGSTGIGINVSDIDPASITGWQDLWDTKWKNSLLLTDDVREVFHIALAVNGHSANSTDPGELKQAFESLQKLMPNVLVFNSDAPREPFMAGDVSLGMIWNGEVIMAQEEDDDIQYIYPKEGAAFWVDSFAIPANAENKENAHKFIDFMLRPEIAKRCIEYTGYALPNTPGIAMLDEKTRNNKTIFPPEEIIAKGEFQKDVGKAIEIYNQYWEQLKTGR from the coding sequence ATGAAATTATCATCCACTTTATACAAGTCGGTAACATCGATTGTGCTAGCCTCTGGGCTCGCCGCGTTTTGCACAGGTGCTCTGGCGGAGGGTAAAGTTGTTGTTTACAACTGGACCGAATATATTCCCGAAGGCATCACAGATGAATTCACCAAAGAAACGGGAATAGAAGTTGACTACAACACCTACGAAAGCAATGAGGTGATGTATTCCAAGATCAAGCTGCAAAAAGCGTCCGGGTACGATGTCATTGTGCCCTCCACCTACTACATTTCCAAAATGGCGCAGGAAGGATTATTAGCACCGATCGATAAAACACAATTAAACAACCTCAAAAACCTCGATCCCGCACTGCTGGATAAACCTTATGACCCGGAAAACAAGCACAGTATTCCGTACACTTGGGGCAGTACGGGTATCGGGATTAATGTCAGCGATATTGACCCGGCATCAATTACCGGTTGGCAGGACCTTTGGGACACGAAATGGAAAAACAGCCTGTTGCTCACAGATGATGTGCGAGAAGTGTTTCATATCGCACTGGCAGTAAACGGCCATTCCGCCAATTCCACAGACCCTGGCGAGCTCAAGCAGGCGTTCGAAAGCTTGCAAAAGTTGATGCCAAACGTGCTTGTATTCAATTCCGACGCCCCGCGAGAACCGTTTATGGCGGGAGACGTCAGCCTGGGTATGATCTGGAATGGCGAAGTGATTATGGCCCAGGAAGAAGATGACGATATCCAGTATATTTATCCCAAAGAAGGCGCTGCGTTCTGGGTAGATAGTTTCGCCATCCCCGCCAATGCAGAGAACAAGGAAAACGCCCACAAGTTTATCGACTTTATGTTGCGACCCGAAATCGCAAAACGTTGCATAGAATATACGGGTTATGCGCTACCCAATACCCCTGGGATTGCCATGTTGGACGAAAAAACCAGAAACAACAAAACCATCTTCCCGCCTGAAGAAATTATCGCCAAAGGTGAGTTCCAAAAGGATGTGGGTAAAGCAATCGAGATTTACAACCAGTACTGGGAACAGCTAAAAACCGGGCGGTGA
- the pdxH gene encoding pyridoxamine 5'-phosphate oxidase — protein sequence MDIGSLRREYMSQGLNREDLAANPVDQFERWFTQASEADIIDPNAMTLATVNAEGQPSARTVLLKLFDYEGFVFFTNYGSRKAKDLKDNDKVALLFPWLQLNRQIRIEGCARKISSAESFKYFSTRPRGSQLGAWCSQQSEVISSRQFLEMSLAKMTEKFKDGEVPLPDFWGGYRVIPEKIEFWQGRENRLHDRFVYRHDENEKNNWQINRLAP from the coding sequence ATGGATATAGGATCACTACGACGAGAGTACATGAGTCAGGGGCTCAATCGGGAAGATTTGGCGGCCAATCCGGTGGATCAGTTTGAGCGCTGGTTCACCCAGGCCAGTGAGGCCGATATTATCGACCCGAACGCAATGACCCTGGCCACCGTAAATGCTGAAGGGCAACCCTCCGCGCGGACCGTGTTGTTAAAGTTGTTCGATTACGAAGGCTTTGTATTTTTTACCAACTACGGGAGCCGCAAAGCCAAAGATCTTAAAGATAACGATAAAGTTGCCCTGCTTTTTCCCTGGCTGCAACTGAACCGGCAAATCCGCATTGAAGGTTGTGCCAGAAAAATCAGCTCCGCGGAATCGTTCAAATATTTCTCGACCCGCCCGCGCGGAAGCCAACTTGGGGCTTGGTGCAGCCAGCAAAGCGAGGTAATCAGCTCGCGGCAGTTTCTGGAAATGAGTCTGGCGAAAATGACGGAAAAATTCAAAGACGGCGAAGTACCCTTACCTGATTTCTGGGGTGGGTATCGTGTCATTCCGGAAAAAATTGAGTTCTGGCAGGGGCGGGAAAACCGCTTGCATGACCGCTTTGTCTACCGCCATGATGAAAACGAAAAAAATAACTGGCAAATAAACCGCTTGGCCCCCTAA
- a CDS encoding SIR2 family NAD-dependent protein deacylase encodes MIQDATDKELINKVSELIAQSQRILFITGAGISAESGLPTYRGVGGLYDRNLTDDGYTIEEALSAQMMASRPDITWKYLWQIGSACRQAKPNRAHEVIAALEKRKPESWVLTQNVDGYHRTAGSENLIEIHGHAFDLHCPTCAAEYTHEALFDDTADSVDFPPHCDQCGGVIRPDVVLFGEMLPEQKLQILMREYMKGFELVFSIGTSGAFPYIVEPVIRAAQQGIPTVEINPGETPVSEIVQYRLEMPAADALGQIWQHLQQ; translated from the coding sequence ATGATCCAAGATGCCACAGATAAAGAATTAATCAACAAAGTAAGCGAGCTGATTGCACAATCCCAGCGCATACTGTTTATCACTGGAGCCGGAATCTCAGCTGAATCGGGACTGCCAACTTACCGCGGTGTCGGTGGGCTGTATGACCGCAATCTTACCGATGATGGTTACACCATCGAGGAAGCCCTCAGTGCTCAAATGATGGCGTCCCGCCCGGATATTACCTGGAAATACCTGTGGCAAATTGGCTCAGCCTGCCGACAAGCCAAACCCAACCGTGCCCATGAAGTGATTGCAGCACTGGAAAAACGGAAGCCGGAAAGCTGGGTACTCACTCAAAATGTCGATGGCTATCACCGAACTGCAGGCAGTGAAAACCTGATCGAGATTCATGGTCATGCTTTTGATTTACATTGCCCGACGTGCGCGGCAGAGTACACCCATGAAGCCCTTTTTGATGACACAGCGGACAGTGTTGATTTTCCCCCGCATTGTGATCAGTGCGGGGGTGTAATCCGACCGGATGTGGTGCTGTTTGGCGAGATGTTGCCGGAACAGAAACTACAGATATTGATGCGCGAATATATGAAAGGCTTTGAACTGGTTTTTTCCATAGGAACATCCGGTGCATTCCCTTACATTGTCGAGCCTGTAATCCGTGCAGCCCAACAAGGCATTCCGACTGTTGAAATTAACCCGGGTGAAACCCCGGTTTCGGAAATCGTGCAATACCGTCTGGAAATGCCTGCCGCTGATGCACTGGGTCAAATTTGGCAACATCTTCAGCAGTAA
- a CDS encoding methyl-accepting chemotaxis protein, with product MVTLLLNLKLKYKFWLVNAVAFLVTLSIVIFALIFETQGQSERIAELQTTQLEGVKRWSGSVDKAVFGAFVTEVQNLLWLQNGVSVTADPDALPASVLAEIRRQLVPNGRFKTKVLVIQPEAFLAPDNIVVSAMKLEAHSGILLAYSTSPTLFGLFLQRASNYAPVVAVLMIVLLVASQLLISFIERHVNKLKQVMVYVQQNKDLTARVPIDSSDEVGDMADAFNKMQIGRQETMTAIREAAQTLQQTSLSLAGCSDQSARSIAAQQIQTDMLASAMTQMVSAANEIADRALETQQISSIAADKTHQGAQLVSESKGAIDQLSGQVNQASERVQMLNRDSHEIEDATSTIRTIADQTNLLALNAAIEAARAGESGRGFAVVADEVRKLAIHSQESTDKIHEVVQRIRSAAHDVRVLMQQSHEQTNVCVTAAEQAARAMDDVSGVVAQVNDKSMLVASAAEEQSQTSREINENIAQIREGTRTADLNTSEVIQNTRDITTQVEKLFNRVQQMKVE from the coding sequence ATGGTTACACTGCTCCTGAATCTAAAGCTCAAATACAAGTTCTGGCTGGTTAACGCAGTCGCTTTTCTGGTGACGTTGAGCATCGTCATCTTTGCGTTGATTTTCGAGACTCAGGGCCAAAGCGAACGAATTGCTGAATTACAGACAACCCAGTTAGAAGGGGTCAAACGGTGGTCTGGATCTGTAGATAAAGCGGTATTCGGTGCATTCGTCACTGAGGTGCAGAATTTACTGTGGTTACAAAACGGCGTGTCAGTGACCGCAGATCCTGATGCGCTACCTGCGTCAGTACTCGCTGAAATACGGAGACAGCTGGTGCCCAATGGCCGCTTTAAAACAAAGGTTCTGGTGATTCAACCTGAGGCGTTTCTTGCACCCGATAACATCGTCGTGTCGGCAATGAAACTGGAGGCCCATTCCGGAATATTGCTGGCTTATTCGACTTCGCCAACCCTGTTTGGCTTGTTTCTACAGCGCGCGAGCAATTATGCTCCGGTTGTCGCGGTGCTGATGATCGTGTTATTAGTCGCCTCGCAATTGTTGATATCGTTCATTGAACGACATGTGAACAAGCTCAAACAGGTCATGGTTTATGTGCAGCAAAACAAAGATCTGACAGCACGAGTTCCCATAGACAGTTCTGATGAAGTAGGGGATATGGCTGATGCCTTCAATAAAATGCAAATTGGGCGTCAGGAAACGATGACCGCGATACGGGAAGCGGCGCAAACGTTGCAACAAACTTCACTCTCATTAGCGGGTTGCAGTGACCAGTCTGCAAGGTCCATCGCCGCACAGCAAATACAGACAGATATGCTGGCCTCGGCAATGACTCAGATGGTCTCGGCAGCAAATGAAATTGCAGATCGGGCGCTTGAAACCCAGCAAATATCTTCAATTGCGGCGGACAAAACTCATCAGGGAGCGCAATTGGTCAGCGAATCCAAAGGTGCCATTGATCAACTTTCCGGGCAGGTTAATCAAGCTTCGGAACGCGTTCAAATGCTCAATCGTGACAGTCACGAAATTGAAGATGCCACCAGTACCATTCGCACGATAGCAGATCAGACGAATTTGCTGGCGCTGAATGCTGCAATCGAGGCTGCTCGTGCCGGGGAGTCCGGACGTGGATTTGCGGTCGTGGCGGATGAAGTCAGAAAACTGGCGATTCATTCCCAGGAGTCGACGGATAAGATTCATGAGGTTGTGCAGCGAATTCGTTCTGCAGCACATGATGTTCGGGTTTTGATGCAGCAGAGTCACGAGCAAACCAATGTCTGTGTCACAGCTGCAGAGCAGGCTGCTCGGGCGATGGATGATGTCAGTGGTGTCGTTGCTCAGGTAAATGATAAAAGCATGCTGGTCGCGTCTGCCGCAGAAGAGCAGAGCCAGACGAGTCGGGAAATAAACGAAAATATTGCACAAATTCGGGAGGGAACCCGTACTGCAGATTTGAATACATCCGAAGTGATTCAGAATACACGGGATATTACGACCCAGGTCGAGAAATTATTCAACCGTGTCCAGCAAATGAAGGTTGAATAA